The following are encoded together in the Anopheles nili chromosome 3, idAnoNiliSN_F5_01, whole genome shotgun sequence genome:
- the LOC128723261 gene encoding phosphatidylinositol N-acetylglucosaminyltransferase subunit C has product METPTSSRKPWRKNLYENADYEDNYTDPSFLKDMQTNVNLKTYTLMEAFTGATRLSQQISVVTAFLVIFQHLYTERIGANAIFFQSAVGTILGYFIYAGRDVQLTKFVEDSKTAVAVVMFGFICSPLLHTLTNSISTDTIFSMTFFVLILHLVFFDYGISAALVSKAISLNAAIFGSICLASRLSSSLHAFVLLEVAAVFFALGPFLVRKLYSIELLVISIAVCSYFLYSISHIILYTYLSALAFVNLFCPWLFVRLQRYKNNINGPWDEAIVAEESAS; this is encoded by the coding sequence accCCTACATCCAGCCGTAAACCATGGAGGAAGAATCTGTACGAAAACGCCGACTACGAGGACAACTATACCGATCCCTCCTTTCTGAAAGACATGCAAACAAATGTGAACCTGAAAACCTACACCCTCATGGAAGCATTCACTGGTGCAACTAGACTGAGCCAACAGATCTCTGTCGTCACAGCTTTTCTGGTCATTTTCCAGCATCTGTACACGGAGCGAATCGGTGCGAATGCCATATTCTTCCAATCTGCTGTCGGCACCATACTTGGGTACTTTATCTACGCGGGAAGGGATGTACAGCTGACAAAATTCGTCGAGGATTCCAAAACAGCGGTTGCGGTAGTGATGTTCGGATTTATCTGTTCCCCACTGTTGCACACACTCACGAACAGCATTAGCACCGATACGATATTTTCGATGACATTTTTCGTGCTGATCCTGCATCTCGTCTTCTTCGATTATGGTATTTCGGCGGCTCTAGTTTCCAAAGCGATATCGCTCAACGCAGCTATTTTCGGTTCCATATGCCTAGCCTCTCGGCTGTCTTCGTCGCTGCATGCTTTCGTACTGCTGGAAGTTGCCGCAGTGTTCTTTGCACTGGGCCCATTTCTCGTACGTAAACTGTACAGCATTGAACTGCTCGTCATTTCCATTGCCGTGTGCAGCTATTTCCTCTATTCCATATCGCACATTATTCTGTACACGTACCTAAGTGCATTGGCATTTGTCAATTTGTTCTGTCCATGGCTTTTTGTTAGACTACAACGAtataaaaacaacatcaacggGCCATGGGATGAAGCAATCGTCGCAGAAGAATCTGCATCCTGA